Genomic window (Gelria sp. Kuro-4):
CCTCATCGATTCGGATAGTTACCTGCTGCAGGCCGTCCGGTATATTAACCAGAATCCTTTGCGCGCCGGTATTGTTCCGAACCTGGCTGCGTATAAGTGGTGTAGTCATACAGAAATGCTAGCGAAGAGAGCGAGCTTGGTCGACCGGGAGAAGGTGCTACGCTGGTTTGCGGAGGACCCGCGTAAGGCCCTTCAGCTTTATTGCCGCTTTATGGCGGTGCGGGTGGAAGAAGAACCGAAGTGGCCGCAACCGAGCGTGCTCAGACAGGCGCAGGCCCTAGGCCGGCGCGAAGAGGAGCAGAGCGCGTCGCCGGTGGAGGCCGGTGGGCGTTTCAACCCGGAGAACCGTCCGCCCTTGAGCCGCCTCCTCGCCGCCGTGGCCTGGCATTACGGCCTGACGCCGGCTCAGCTCTGCAGTCAGCAGCGTTGGCGCGATTATGTGGAAGCACGGGCTGTGTTCTCTTATCTCGCCACCCGCCTTTACCTTTACTCTTATCGGGAAGTGGCGTGCATGCTGGCGAAGAGCCCGACGCACGTAGGCAAC
Coding sequences:
- a CDS encoding transposase; this translates as MARQPRIHVPNTYYHVTARGNNKEKVFLSTSDYERYLKCLGEYKERFDFHILAYALMPNHVHFLFHIGEVPLSHIMHGLQVSYTQYFNRKYERVGHVFQGRYFARLIDSDSYLLQAVRYINQNPLRAGIVPNLAAYKWCSHTEMLAKRASLVDREKVLRWFAEDPRKALQLYCRFMAVRVEEEPKWPQPSVLRQAQALGRREEEQSASPVEAGGRFNPENRPPLSRLLAAVAWHYGLTPAQLCSQQRWRDYVEARAVFSYLATRLYLYSYREVACMLAKSPTHVGNAAHRIDEVKREGKWPATIAAIQRQVEDLSGLQSEG